A window of Amycolatopsis australiensis contains these coding sequences:
- a CDS encoding dihydrolipoamide acetyltransferase family protein, protein MPTYKQFPLADTAEGLTEADILTWHVKPGDKVTVNQIVVEIETAKAAVELPIPWAGVVTELHVEPGQTVEVGTPILTIDVDPDGAAAPAPAPAAPAAAAPAEEEEMKPLVGYGSKTVVTQRRARKGAAPAPAAAVAAPPAPAPAAPRGGYVPLAKPPVRKLAKDLGVDLHALAGSAEGGVITREDVERAANGTPVAAPTVDNGTRERRVPIKGVRKATAAAMVQSAYTAPHVTEFLTIDVTPMMEFREKLKKSREFAGVKVTPLTFAAKAVCLAVKRTPDVNAVWDEEAQEIVYKDYVHLGIAAATPRGLIVPKVRDADSMSLKELAQALTALTDTAREGKTSPADMANGTITITNVGVFGVDTGTPIINPGESAILCLGAIKDQPWVVDGEIKVRKVLQLSLSFDHRVVDGQQGSEFLADVGALLADPAMAMTY, encoded by the coding sequence ATGCCTACGTACAAACAGTTCCCCCTGGCCGACACGGCCGAGGGGCTGACCGAAGCCGACATCCTCACCTGGCACGTGAAGCCGGGTGACAAGGTGACGGTCAACCAGATCGTGGTCGAGATCGAGACCGCGAAGGCGGCCGTCGAGCTGCCGATCCCGTGGGCCGGGGTGGTCACGGAGCTGCACGTCGAGCCGGGGCAGACGGTGGAGGTCGGCACGCCGATCCTCACCATCGACGTCGACCCCGACGGCGCCGCGGCTCCGGCTCCCGCGCCCGCCGCTCCCGCCGCCGCTGCTCCGGCGGAGGAAGAGGAGATGAAGCCGCTGGTCGGCTACGGCTCCAAGACCGTGGTCACGCAACGGCGGGCCCGCAAGGGCGCTGCTCCCGCTCCGGCCGCCGCAGTCGCCGCTCCTCCGGCGCCTGCTCCCGCTGCACCGCGTGGTGGGTACGTCCCGCTGGCGAAGCCGCCGGTGCGGAAGCTGGCGAAGGACCTCGGCGTCGACCTGCACGCGCTGGCCGGCAGCGCCGAGGGTGGCGTGATCACCCGGGAGGACGTCGAGCGCGCCGCCAACGGGACTCCGGTCGCCGCACCCACTGTGGACAATGGAACCCGTGAGCGGCGCGTGCCGATCAAGGGCGTCCGGAAGGCGACCGCGGCGGCGATGGTGCAGAGCGCGTACACCGCTCCGCACGTCACGGAGTTCCTGACCATCGACGTCACGCCGATGATGGAGTTCCGCGAGAAGCTGAAGAAGTCACGCGAGTTCGCCGGGGTGAAGGTCACGCCGCTGACGTTCGCGGCGAAGGCCGTGTGCCTGGCGGTGAAGCGCACTCCGGACGTCAACGCGGTGTGGGACGAGGAAGCGCAGGAGATCGTCTACAAGGACTACGTCCACCTCGGGATCGCCGCGGCCACGCCGCGCGGGCTGATCGTGCCGAAGGTCCGTGACGCCGACTCGATGTCGCTGAAGGAGCTGGCTCAGGCGCTGACGGCATTGACGGACACCGCCCGCGAAGGCAAGACGTCCCCGGCGGACATGGCGAACGGCACGATCACGATCACGAACGTGGGCGTGTTCGGCGTCGACACCGGCACGCCGATCATCAACCCGGGCGAGTCCGCGATCCTGTGCCTCGGCGCGATCAAGGACCAGCCGTGGGTGGTGGACGGCGAAATCAAGGTTCGCAAGGTGCTCCAGCTGTCGCTGAGCTTCGACCACCGCGTGGTCGACGGCCAGCAGGGCTCGGAGTTCCTGGCCGACGTCGGCGCCCTGCTGGCCGACCCGGCCATGGCCATGACGTACTGA
- a CDS encoding ABC transporter ATP-binding protein: MEFMLARRGRRRHAVTVPESGLTGPVDIPEPKQDDQPKDLRSRLKRAKTSVAGTVRGLPKVVKLTWQASPVLTILLALITLLSGLLPTVTAYVAKLLLDSVVAAIQHRGTTGDIVNVALFQFGVLAATAISSALTSIAQSLLQERMTLTIRHQVMAHASELHLAYFEGSTSYDMLRQAAQEAPTRPLSMMNSALGLVRTLITFGSMVALLVAISPVLALVALLAPIPAFISQSKYGSRAFWLTFLMSPIKRRMDYLSSLVTTDTYAKETKLFGLGPYFVDRFRRLGLVSYERQRKLTINRNISSTAWGLLSTFAGSAIALYIALEAVGGRLTLGDLALYTAAAASVQTSVSGLFTAFSGMYENNLYLDTLYRFLDTKPEITAPPSPRPFPSTVEGHIEFDSVTFTYPGADEPALDNVSFEIRPGETVAVVGRNGAGKSTLFKLLCRLYDPTGGRIRLDGVDIREYDPVELRTRISAMFQDYVTYQGTAAENIGLGDLARLEDRPHIEDSARRAGADERIERLPQGYDSPLGRWFDQGVSLSGGEWQKIALARAFQREAPILILDEPTSALDAQAEHDLFARLRQLSEGRTTLYISHRFSTVRQAERILLLDHGKVAEYGTHEELMAAKAGYAELFTLQARAYLDEVPS; the protein is encoded by the coding sequence ATGGAGTTCATGCTGGCCCGGCGCGGCCGGCGGCGGCACGCCGTCACGGTGCCGGAGAGCGGGCTCACCGGCCCGGTCGACATTCCCGAGCCGAAGCAGGACGACCAGCCGAAAGACCTGCGCTCTCGGCTGAAGCGCGCGAAGACGTCCGTGGCGGGCACGGTCCGGGGCCTGCCGAAGGTCGTGAAGCTGACGTGGCAGGCCAGCCCGGTCCTGACGATCCTGCTGGCGCTGATCACACTGCTCTCGGGGCTCCTGCCGACCGTGACCGCGTACGTCGCGAAGCTGCTTCTCGACTCCGTCGTCGCGGCGATCCAGCATCGCGGCACGACGGGCGACATCGTCAACGTCGCGTTGTTCCAGTTCGGCGTGCTCGCCGCGACCGCGATCAGCAGCGCGCTGACGTCGATCGCGCAGTCGCTGCTGCAGGAGCGCATGACGCTGACCATCCGCCACCAGGTGATGGCCCACGCCAGCGAGCTGCACCTGGCCTACTTCGAGGGCTCGACGTCCTACGACATGCTGCGCCAGGCCGCGCAGGAGGCGCCGACGCGGCCGCTGTCCATGATGAACTCCGCGCTGGGGCTCGTGCGGACGCTCATCACGTTCGGCAGCATGGTCGCGCTGCTCGTGGCGATCAGCCCGGTGCTGGCGCTGGTCGCGCTGCTGGCGCCGATCCCGGCGTTCATCTCGCAGTCCAAGTACGGCTCGCGCGCGTTCTGGCTGACGTTCCTGATGTCGCCGATCAAGCGGCGGATGGACTACCTGTCCTCTTTGGTCACGACGGACACGTACGCCAAGGAGACGAAGCTGTTCGGGCTCGGCCCGTACTTCGTCGACCGGTTCCGCCGGCTCGGCCTGGTGTCGTACGAGCGGCAGCGGAAGCTGACGATCAACCGCAACATCAGCTCGACGGCGTGGGGACTGCTGAGCACGTTCGCGGGCTCGGCGATCGCGCTGTACATCGCGCTGGAGGCGGTCGGCGGGCGGCTCACGCTCGGCGACCTGGCGCTGTACACGGCCGCGGCGGCGTCCGTGCAGACGTCGGTGTCCGGGCTGTTCACGGCCTTTTCGGGGATGTACGAGAACAACCTGTACCTCGACACGCTGTACCGGTTCCTGGACACGAAGCCGGAGATCACGGCGCCGCCGTCCCCGCGCCCTTTCCCATCCACGGTCGAGGGACACATCGAGTTCGACTCGGTGACGTTCACCTATCCGGGTGCCGACGAGCCGGCGCTCGACAACGTCAGCTTCGAGATCCGGCCCGGCGAGACGGTGGCGGTGGTGGGCCGCAACGGCGCGGGCAAGTCGACGCTGTTCAAGCTGCTCTGCCGGCTCTACGACCCGACCGGCGGCCGCATCCGCCTCGACGGCGTCGACATCCGCGAGTACGACCCGGTCGAGCTGCGCACGCGGATCAGCGCGATGTTCCAGGACTACGTGACCTACCAGGGCACGGCGGCGGAGAACATCGGCCTCGGCGACCTCGCGCGGCTGGAGGACCGCCCGCACATCGAGGACTCGGCGCGCCGGGCGGGCGCGGACGAGCGGATCGAGCGGCTGCCGCAGGGGTACGACAGCCCGCTCGGCCGCTGGTTCGACCAGGGCGTCAGCCTGTCGGGCGGCGAGTGGCAGAAGATCGCGCTGGCCAGGGCGTTCCAGCGCGAGGCGCCGATCCTGATCCTGGACGAGCCGACCTCGGCACTGGACGCGCAGGCGGAGCACGACCTGTTCGCGCGGCTGCGGCAGCTGTCCGAAGGCCGCACGACGCTCTACATCTCGCACCGGTTCTCAACGGTGCGGCAGGCAGAGCGGATCCTGTTGCTGGACCACGGAAAGGTCGCCGAGTACGGCACGCACGAGGAACTGATGGCGGCTAAGGCGGGCTACGCCGAGCTGTTCACCCTCCAGGCGCGCGCGTACCTGGACGAAGTGCCGAGCTGA
- a CDS encoding TetR/AcrR family transcriptional regulator translates to MSVEQRRAMIVHAVLPLLMEHGANVTTSQIARAAGIGEGTIFRAFKDKDELFDACTAEALRPDHVLDAIAEIPVDQPLEDRLVEAAEALGAHLERMGALMGALHASGRHKHRDPEQRLKDQRGTWKGGRRESMAAMRGAIEELFVPDKDRLRLPPEQLASLFLTLLFGGRRLAPDVDAPTTRQVVDVFLHGAVGAP, encoded by the coding sequence ATGAGCGTCGAACAGCGGCGCGCCATGATCGTGCACGCGGTGCTGCCACTCCTGATGGAACACGGCGCCAACGTCACGACCAGCCAGATCGCCCGTGCCGCCGGCATCGGCGAGGGCACCATCTTCCGCGCGTTCAAGGACAAGGACGAGCTGTTCGACGCCTGTACCGCCGAGGCGTTGCGGCCCGACCACGTGCTCGACGCCATCGCCGAAATCCCCGTCGACCAGCCGCTCGAAGACCGGCTGGTCGAGGCCGCCGAAGCGCTCGGCGCGCACCTCGAGCGGATGGGTGCGCTGATGGGCGCCCTGCACGCGTCCGGGCGGCACAAGCACCGCGACCCCGAGCAACGGCTCAAGGACCAGCGCGGCACCTGGAAGGGCGGGCGCCGCGAGTCGATGGCCGCCATGCGCGGGGCGATCGAGGAGCTGTTCGTCCCGGACAAGGACCGCCTGCGGCTGCCGCCCGAGCAGCTGGCGTCGCTGTTCCTGACGCTGCTGTTCGGCGGCCGGCGGCTCGCGCCGGACGTCGACGCGCCCACCACGCGCCAGGTGGTCGACGTCTTCCTGCACGGCGCCGTGGGGGCCCCGTGA